A portion of the Achromobacter sp. MFA1 R4 genome contains these proteins:
- a CDS encoding ATP-binding protein, whose amino-acid sequence MRLLLRLALMVGAVSGLALLGLLAWSTGNASRFARYYDTLLVLNGIFALALFVWVVALTVRLARQIRRRQFGARLTARFSLAFALIGVVPGALIYTVSVQFMSRSIESWFNVRVDTALEAGLNLGRAALDSLLADLDARARSMAMELNRSTDSGVTLALTRLREANGVQEAMVFTGSGRMVAFSTSQYGQLLPAAPPPTVMNQLRLARGYSAAEADDPVTAGAEGGLHLRVVIPLNGPDRYDNLLGPASEPRWLQLLQPVPEQIAHNANLVQQGFRDYQELALSRLGLRKLYGITLTLALLLAAFGAIAVALSLSKRLVRPLLSLAGGTQAVGVGDYRPLPEPPERDEVGQLTRSFNAMTRQLDEARRMVESNRQQLERSNVYLESVLSNLSSGVLVFDESFRVTTVNQGAQTILGADLRSVIGRPLETADGMLEFANIVRQAFSTHAAVGSERQHWQQQFEIAPAQGEGAAPSQPLTLLARGTHLRVDGRGNGYLVVFDDITEVISANRTVAWGEVARRLAHEIKNPLTPIQLSAERLAMKLEGKLPPAEAQIVERSTNTIVNQVASLKQMVDDFREYARTPPAVMQRIDFNALVADVLSLYGWEPDGASPRLTGKALNLDVSLGADLPDIEGDPTQLRQVIHNLLSNARDAIAEMGGQGRVSVTTQLMRSEQPDRVAHQALRFTVADTGPGFPPQVMQRAFEPYVTTKSHGTGLGLAIVRKIVEEHGGRIDLANRKEGGARISILLTRLAPGADTMDATAQEKDNAATQ is encoded by the coding sequence ATGAGGCTTTTGCTTCGGCTGGCGCTGATGGTGGGCGCCGTGAGCGGACTGGCGCTGCTGGGCCTGCTGGCCTGGTCCACCGGAAACGCCTCGCGCTTTGCGCGCTACTACGACACGCTGCTGGTCCTGAACGGCATTTTCGCGCTGGCGCTCTTTGTCTGGGTGGTCGCGCTGACGGTGCGGCTGGCGCGGCAGATCCGGCGCCGGCAATTCGGCGCGCGGCTCACCGCGCGCTTTTCGCTGGCGTTCGCGCTGATCGGCGTGGTGCCGGGCGCGCTCATCTACACCGTGTCGGTGCAGTTCATGTCGCGCTCGATCGAGTCCTGGTTCAACGTCCGTGTGGACACCGCGCTGGAGGCCGGGCTGAACCTGGGCCGGGCCGCCCTGGACTCGCTGCTGGCGGACCTGGACGCGCGCGCCCGCTCGATGGCGATGGAACTGAACCGCAGCACCGACAGCGGCGTGACGCTGGCGCTGACGCGGCTGCGCGAGGCCAATGGCGTGCAGGAGGCCATGGTGTTCACAGGCAGCGGGCGCATGGTGGCGTTTTCCACCAGCCAGTACGGGCAGCTTTTGCCCGCCGCGCCGCCGCCCACCGTGATGAACCAGTTGCGGCTGGCGCGCGGCTATTCCGCGGCGGAAGCCGACGATCCGGTCACGGCGGGCGCGGAAGGCGGCCTGCACCTGCGCGTGGTGATTCCGCTGAACGGCCCGGACCGCTACGACAACCTGCTCGGCCCGGCCTCCGAGCCGCGCTGGCTGCAACTGTTGCAGCCGGTTCCCGAACAGATCGCGCACAATGCCAACCTGGTTCAGCAGGGCTTTCGCGATTACCAGGAACTGGCGCTGTCGCGCCTGGGCCTGCGCAAGCTTTACGGCATTACGCTGACGCTGGCGCTGCTGCTGGCGGCCTTTGGCGCCATCGCGGTGGCGCTGTCCCTGTCCAAGCGCCTGGTGCGCCCGCTGCTCAGCCTGGCGGGCGGCACGCAGGCGGTGGGCGTGGGCGATTACCGGCCCCTGCCCGAGCCCCCCGAACGCGACGAAGTCGGCCAGCTCACCCGTTCGTTCAATGCCATGACGCGCCAGCTCGACGAGGCGCGCCGCATGGTCGAAAGCAACCGCCAGCAGCTCGAGCGTTCCAACGTCTACCTGGAAAGCGTGCTGTCCAACCTGTCCTCCGGCGTGTTGGTGTTTGACGAATCGTTCCGCGTCACCACGGTCAACCAGGGCGCCCAGACCATTCTGGGCGCGGACCTGCGTTCGGTCATCGGCCGCCCGCTCGAGACCGCGGACGGCATGCTGGAATTCGCCAACATCGTGCGGCAGGCCTTTTCCACCCACGCCGCGGTCGGCTCCGAGCGCCAGCACTGGCAGCAGCAGTTCGAGATCGCGCCCGCGCAGGGCGAGGGGGCGGCGCCCTCCCAGCCGCTCACCTTGCTCGCGCGGGGCACGCATCTGCGCGTGGACGGGCGCGGCAACGGCTATCTGGTGGTGTTCGACGACATCACCGAAGTGATTTCCGCCAACCGGACGGTGGCGTGGGGCGAGGTGGCGCGCCGCCTGGCCCACGAGATCAAGAATCCCCTCACGCCGATCCAGCTGTCGGCCGAGCGCCTGGCCATGAAGCTGGAGGGCAAGCTGCCCCCCGCCGAGGCGCAGATCGTCGAGCGTTCCACCAATACCATCGTCAATCAGGTGGCTTCGCTCAAGCAGATGGTGGACGACTTCCGCGAGTACGCCCGCACGCCGCCCGCCGTCATGCAGCGCATCGACTTCAACGCGCTGGTGGCGGACGTGCTGTCGCTCTACGGCTGGGAGCCCGACGGCGCCTCGCCGCGCCTGACCGGAAAGGCCCTGAATCTGGATGTGAGCCTGGGCGCGGACCTGCCGGACATCGAAGGCGATCCGACCCAGCTTCGCCAGGTGATCCACAACCTGCTTTCCAACGCCCGCGACGCGATCGCGGAAATGGGCGGGCAGGGCCGCGTCAGCGTCACGACCCAGCTCATGCGCAGCGAGCAGCCCGATCGCGTGGCCCATCAGGCGCTGCGTTTCACGGTGGCGGACACCGGCCCGGGCTTCCCGCCGCAGGTGATGCAGCGCGCGTTTGAGCCCTACGTAACCACAAAGTCCCACGGGACTGGGTTAGGATTGGCAATCGTCCGCAAGATCGTGGAAGAGCATGGCGGGCGTATCGACCTTGCAAACCGCAAGGAAGGAGGGGCGCGGATTTCCATCCTGTTGACCCGGCTGGCGCCGGGGGCCGACACTATGGACGCGACCGCGCAAGAAAAGGATAATGCGGCTACGCAATAG
- a CDS encoding ComF family protein encodes MPLLDMGRRLLSRAGCDCPLCGARVAGARLCPGCQADILAAPPGAGARCPRCALRLQAGGSACAACLARPRAFCRTVAAFDYAPPADTLILMLKTQLRLSMAPVLARLMADALRAEVLQAEGAHALPPPGLLLVPVPASRASLRQRGMNPAAEIARSLAVELALPPPRHLLTRRRDTPRQATLDRRARQQGTAGLFVCPHPLPGRHVAVVDDVMTTGSTADAAAAALLAAGAASVTVLVAARTP; translated from the coding sequence TTGCCCCTACTGGACATGGGGCGACGGCTGCTGTCGCGCGCCGGCTGCGACTGTCCCCTGTGCGGCGCCCGCGTGGCGGGGGCGCGGCTGTGCCCGGGGTGCCAGGCCGACATCCTGGCCGCCCCGCCGGGCGCCGGCGCGCGGTGTCCGCGGTGTGCGCTGCGTCTGCAGGCGGGCGGCTCGGCTTGCGCGGCGTGCCTGGCGCGGCCGCGGGCCTTTTGCCGCACGGTGGCCGCGTTTGACTATGCGCCGCCGGCCGACACGCTGATCCTGATGCTCAAGACGCAATTGCGGCTCAGCATGGCGCCCGTGCTGGCGCGGTTGATGGCCGATGCGTTGCGGGCCGAAGTGTTGCAGGCCGAAGGCGCGCACGCCCTGCCGCCGCCCGGCCTGCTGCTCGTGCCCGTTCCCGCCAGCCGCGCGTCGCTGCGCCAGCGCGGCATGAATCCGGCCGCCGAGATCGCCCGCAGCCTGGCGGTCGAGCTTGCGCTGCCCCCGCCGCGCCACCTGCTGACGCGGCGGCGTGACACGCCCCGCCAGGCCACGCTCGATCGGCGGGCGCGGCAGCAAGGCACGGCGGGCTTGTTCGTTTGTCCGCATCCGCTGCCCGGGCGCCATGTGGCGGTGGTGGATGACGTCATGACCACCGGCAGCACGGCCGACGCGGCGGCCGCCGCGCTGCTGGCCGCGGGTGCTGCCAGCGTGACGGTGCTGGTGGCGGCGCGCACGCCGTGA
- a CDS encoding YbdK family carboxylate-amine ligase, whose protein sequence is MEQIPFISSAPNTLGIELELQLIDPRSFDLAAASDELLAQMANHPIADRVKPEITRSMIELNSSVHEHPMGLLAEMREMRDALVEAADAVGVSVAGGGAHPFMRWQERSISDTPRFQYLAEMYGYLARQFTVFGQHIHLGVKSGDDSIKLLRRLSPYVPHFIALSASSPYCEGVDTLFSCSRLNAVNSFPLAGHLPPEVKDWYQFEAHISQLRAFGLAESIKDLYWDIRPKPEYGTVEIRVCDTPLTVERACQVAAFAQALAVLLMREEDPGDSAWLSYRSNHFQACRFGLQGSYVMPDGQRVRLMDHLRALFQRLMPVAEELGTGDMIADLRDDAMRSGNDSRWLRSQYHRLRDLPLVVEAMANAWRGVAAPVAPPAEPTAVLRRRIRATSEPMQSLAASEPGVSVPERLH, encoded by the coding sequence ATGGAACAGATCCCGTTCATTTCGTCGGCCCCCAACACCCTGGGCATCGAACTCGAGCTGCAACTGATCGACCCCCGCAGTTTTGACCTTGCTGCAGCCTCTGACGAACTGTTGGCCCAGATGGCCAACCATCCCATTGCCGACCGCGTCAAACCGGAAATCACGCGGTCCATGATTGAACTGAACTCCTCGGTGCACGAGCACCCGATGGGTCTGCTGGCCGAGATGCGCGAGATGCGCGATGCGCTGGTCGAAGCCGCAGATGCCGTCGGCGTTTCCGTGGCCGGCGGCGGCGCCCATCCCTTCATGCGCTGGCAGGAGCGGTCCATCTCGGATACCCCGCGCTTCCAGTACCTGGCCGAAATGTATGGTTACCTGGCGCGTCAATTCACGGTGTTCGGCCAGCACATCCACCTGGGCGTGAAGAGCGGCGACGATTCCATCAAACTGCTGCGCCGCCTGTCGCCGTACGTGCCGCATTTCATTGCGCTGTCGGCCTCTTCGCCCTACTGCGAGGGCGTGGATACCCTGTTCTCGTGCTCGCGCCTGAACGCGGTCAACAGCTTCCCGCTCGCCGGCCACCTGCCGCCCGAGGTCAAGGACTGGTACCAGTTCGAAGCCCATATTTCGCAACTGCGCGCGTTCGGCCTGGCTGAAAGCATCAAGGACCTGTACTGGGACATCCGTCCCAAGCCCGAGTACGGCACGGTCGAGATCCGCGTCTGCGACACGCCGCTCACGGTCGAGCGGGCCTGCCAGGTGGCCGCCTTTGCGCAGGCGCTGGCCGTCCTGCTGATGCGCGAGGAAGACCCCGGCGACAGCGCCTGGCTGTCCTATCGCAGTAATCATTTCCAGGCCTGCCGCTTTGGCCTGCAGGGCAGCTACGTGATGCCCGATGGCCAGCGCGTGCGTCTGATGGACCATCTGCGGGCGCTGTTCCAGCGGCTGATGCCGGTGGCCGAAGAGCTGGGCACGGGCGACATGATCGCCGACCTGCGCGACGACGCCATGCGGTCCGGCAACGATTCCCGCTGGCTGCGCAGCCAGTACCACCGGCTGCGCGACCTGCCGCTGGTGGTGGAAGCCATGGCGAACGCCTGGCGCGGCGTGGCGGCGCCGGTCGCGCCGCCGGCCGAGCCCACGGCAGTGCTGCGCCGCCGTATCCGGGCCACGTCGGAGCCCATGCAGAGCCTGGCGGCGTCCGAACCGGGCGTCAGCGTGCCCGAACGCCTGCACTAG
- a CDS encoding TrkH family potassium uptake protein — protein MKRVLATLYILGLTMVMFALTMLIPVFIAYMGADGAREAFRDGFLISIGIGGGLVALTRPHRSELRARDGFVLVSAVWAGLPLLASIPLMLYFHRAGLPLSFTSAYFEAMSGLTTTGATVLTNLDALPPSINLWRATLVWIGGMGILVLAVAILPLLGVGGHQVVRAETPGPMKDERLTPRIASTAKALYAVYFAFSILCFLAYRLAGLSWFEAWCHMATTMGLGGFSTWDDGFAHFDSVAVEMVAMAFMLIAGINFATHFNALRQRSPRAYWRCPEAIPYLVIVLGAGLVISVFLFFKGVYADPLEALRYGMFNTISVATTTGYANTDYAQWPLFAPLTMLLLSGFATSAGSTGGGIKMIRAILLVKQARNELVTMLHPHAVSPVRISGRAVEARTMSSVLAFMLFYGMTIAVFTSLLLLSGLDPITAFSAVFATVNNTGPGLGPVGPMGSFAVLSDFQIWVCTFAMLIGRLELMTVLVLFTPIFWRK, from the coding sequence ATGAAGCGCGTACTGGCCACCTTGTACATCCTGGGCCTCACCATGGTGATGTTCGCCCTCACCATGCTGATTCCGGTGTTCATCGCCTATATGGGGGCGGATGGGGCGCGCGAGGCCTTTCGCGACGGGTTCCTGATCTCGATCGGCATCGGCGGCGGCCTGGTCGCGTTGACGCGGCCCCATCGCAGCGAATTGCGGGCGCGCGACGGCTTTGTCCTGGTGTCGGCGGTGTGGGCCGGGCTGCCGTTGCTGGCCTCCATCCCGCTGATGCTCTACTTCCATCGCGCCGGGCTGCCGCTGTCGTTCACCAGCGCGTATTTCGAGGCCATGTCGGGGCTGACCACCACCGGCGCCACGGTGCTGACCAACCTGGACGCCTTGCCGCCGTCGATCAACCTGTGGCGCGCCACGCTGGTCTGGATCGGCGGCATGGGCATCCTGGTGCTGGCCGTGGCCATTCTGCCCCTGCTGGGCGTCGGCGGGCACCAGGTGGTCCGGGCGGAAACCCCGGGCCCCATGAAGGACGAGCGGCTGACGCCGCGCATCGCCAGTACGGCCAAGGCCCTGTACGCGGTGTATTTCGCGTTTTCGATCCTGTGCTTCCTGGCCTACCGGCTTGCCGGGCTGTCCTGGTTCGAGGCTTGGTGCCATATGGCCACCACCATGGGGCTGGGCGGCTTTTCCACCTGGGACGACGGCTTCGCGCATTTCGATTCCGTGGCGGTGGAAATGGTGGCCATGGCCTTCATGCTGATCGCCGGCATCAATTTCGCCACGCACTTCAACGCCCTGCGCCAGCGCAGCCCGCGCGCCTACTGGCGCTGCCCGGAGGCCATTCCCTACCTGGTCATCGTGCTGGGGGCCGGCCTGGTCATCTCGGTCTTCCTGTTCTTCAAGGGGGTCTATGCCGACCCGCTGGAGGCGCTGCGCTATGGCATGTTCAACACCATCTCGGTGGCGACGACGACCGGTTACGCCAATACGGACTATGCGCAGTGGCCGCTGTTCGCGCCGCTGACGATGCTGTTGCTGTCGGGGTTCGCCACGTCGGCCGGGTCCACGGGGGGCGGAATCAAGATGATCCGGGCCATCCTGCTGGTCAAGCAGGCCCGCAATGAGCTGGTGACCATGCTGCACCCGCATGCCGTCAGTCCGGTCCGGATCAGCGGCCGGGCGGTGGAGGCGCGGACCATGTCGTCGGTGCTGGCCTTCATGCTGTTCTACGGCATGACCATCGCCGTGTTCACCAGCCTGCTGCTGCTGTCGGGCCTGGATCCCATCACGGCGTTCTCGGCCGTGTTTGCCACCGTGAACAACACCGGGCCGGGCCTGGGCCCCGTCGGGCCGATGGGCAGCTTTGCGGTGCTGTCGGATTTCCAGATCTGGGTCTGCACCTTTGCCATGCTGATCGGACGCCTGGAACTGATGACGGTGCTGGTGCTCTTCACGCCGATTTTCTGGCGCAAGTAA
- the rsmB gene encoding 16S rRNA (cytosine(967)-C(5))-methyltransferase RsmB: MSTRSDTPHLAPPLSSVLLASAGVVEGVLDGRSLTEALADVDPALRPATQAVSFHAMRYLGWADAVGREMVQRYPSVFFESLLLVSLTLLKEAGGAAESLPGMPVYAPHTVVDQAVTAAAGSRSLASYKGMLNACLRRFLRERAALEAAVADSPEAQWNHPGWWVKLLAVAYPREWREILAAANVPAPLTLRVNRRRATREQVLAAFEDAGLAAQPVGQSGVVLATPKPVVQLPGFAEGWWSVQDAGAQLAAELLAPADGMRVLDACSAPGGKTAHLLELADIDLLALDADADRLVRVEQNLARLGLAGEHVRLKAADAADLDAWWDGKPFDAVLADVPCTASGIVRRHPDIRWLRRESDLRRTASLQTRILDALWTTVAPGGRLLYVTCSVFPIEGTRQALEFLQRHPDATRLDAPGQLLPVAVDATPAAQHDGFFYALFAKQS; the protein is encoded by the coding sequence GCCAGCGCGGGGGTGGTCGAGGGCGTGCTGGATGGCCGGTCGCTCACGGAGGCGCTGGCCGACGTCGATCCGGCCTTGCGGCCGGCCACGCAGGCCGTGTCGTTCCATGCGATGCGCTATCTGGGCTGGGCCGACGCGGTCGGCCGCGAAATGGTGCAGCGCTATCCCAGCGTGTTTTTCGAATCCCTGCTGCTTGTGTCGCTGACGCTGCTTAAGGAAGCGGGCGGCGCGGCCGAAAGCCTGCCCGGCATGCCGGTCTACGCGCCGCATACGGTCGTGGACCAGGCGGTGACCGCGGCGGCCGGCTCGCGCAGCCTTGCGTCCTATAAAGGCATGCTCAATGCCTGCCTGCGTCGTTTCCTGCGCGAACGCGCCGCGCTGGAGGCCGCGGTGGCCGACAGCCCCGAAGCGCAATGGAACCATCCCGGCTGGTGGGTCAAGCTGCTTGCCGTGGCCTATCCGCGCGAATGGCGCGAGATCCTGGCGGCCGCCAATGTCCCGGCCCCGCTGACCCTGCGGGTCAACCGCCGGCGCGCGACCCGCGAACAGGTGCTGGCCGCGTTCGAGGATGCCGGCCTGGCGGCTCAGCCCGTGGGCCAGTCGGGCGTGGTGCTCGCCACCCCCAAGCCCGTGGTGCAGCTTCCTGGCTTTGCCGAGGGCTGGTGGTCGGTGCAGGACGCGGGCGCGCAGCTCGCGGCCGAACTGCTGGCGCCCGCCGACGGCATGCGGGTCCTGGACGCCTGCTCGGCGCCCGGCGGCAAGACCGCGCACCTGCTGGAGCTCGCCGACATCGACCTGCTGGCCCTGGACGCCGATGCCGACCGCCTGGTCCGCGTGGAACAGAACCTGGCGCGGCTGGGCCTGGCCGGCGAGCATGTCCGGCTGAAGGCCGCCGATGCCGCCGACCTGGACGCCTGGTGGGACGGCAAGCCCTTCGACGCGGTGCTGGCGGATGTGCCGTGCACGGCGTCGGGCATCGTGCGCCGCCACCCCGACATCCGCTGGCTGCGCCGCGAAAGCGACCTGCGCCGCACCGCCAGCCTGCAGACCCGGATCCTGGATGCGCTGTGGACCACCGTGGCCCCCGGCGGCCGGCTGCTCTACGTCACCTGCTCGGTTTTCCCCATCGAAGGCACCCGCCAGGCCCTGGAGTTCCTGCAGCGCCACCCGGATGCGACGCGGCTCGATGCCCCCGGCCAATTGCTGCCTGTTGCTGTCGATGCAACACCCGCGGCGCAACACGACGGATTTTTCTACGCCTTGTTTGCCAAGCAGTCCTGA
- a CDS encoding DUF4390 domain-containing protein, translating to MSIISRLFLGLLLVTALLSSAPGGLAHASEARVTRVDPMVRDGNLEIDADIEFELNQQLRDAAQRGVALYFTADLTITQERWYWFDKSLVDTSRTWRVVYNALTRQWRAGVGELSFPVASLDDAMSLIRHIRNWRVADAGDFDVGVQYDGQLRLRLDTSLLPRPFQVNALNSSSWAQATPWMDFSFMLGDKEKDPS from the coding sequence ATGTCCATTATTTCGCGCTTATTTCTTGGGTTGTTGCTGGTAACTGCCTTGCTTTCCTCCGCGCCGGGTGGATTGGCTCATGCTTCGGAAGCCCGCGTGACGCGGGTGGATCCGATGGTGCGCGACGGCAACCTCGAAATCGATGCGGATATTGAGTTCGAACTCAACCAGCAGTTGCGGGATGCCGCCCAGCGCGGCGTCGCCCTGTATTTCACGGCCGACCTCACCATCACCCAGGAGCGCTGGTACTGGTTCGACAAGTCGCTGGTGGACACCTCCCGCACCTGGCGCGTGGTCTATAACGCGCTGACCCGCCAGTGGCGCGCGGGCGTGGGCGAGCTGTCCTTTCCGGTGGCCTCGCTGGACGACGCCATGAGCCTCATCCGCCACATCCGCAATTGGCGGGTCGCGGACGCCGGCGATTTCGACGTGGGTGTGCAATACGATGGGCAGCTGCGCCTGCGGCTGGACACGTCGCTCTTGCCCAGGCCGTTCCAGGTGAACGCCTTGAACAGCAGTTCCTGGGCCCAGGCGACCCCGTGGATGGACTTCTCGTTCATGCTGGGCGACAAGGAGAAAGACCCCTCATGA
- the trkA gene encoding Trk system potassium transporter TrkA: MKILIMGAGRVGTSVAENLVSEQNDITVIDSDPVQLKYLQEHFDLRVVRGDGSQVSVLENAGAADTDLLIACAASDSANMVACKIARQLFNIPRRIARIRSAEFPEHPELMSEEGFCIDALISPERSVTTYLHSLIEFPEALQVVEFAEGRVSVVTVRVGHGSPMAHSSVDKLRDVWPDVKARVIDVLRGGRPLRAGSGTVVAPGDEVVLVVDSDHARRAVRKLRDAERAVRRVMIAGGGNIGLRLARQLAEEKYSVRIIEHDLKRCEYLATQLPDSVLILHGSGTDEALLERENIEDMDTWLALTSDDEDNIMSSLLAKRLGARKVIALINRQAYGELMQGSHIDIAVSPSQATMSELLRHVRRGDVVAVHRLRQGVAEALEAIAHGDRSTSKVVGRAVGQISLPKGASIGALVRGEEIILPDADTVIETDDHVIVFVPSRQQMPRVEKLFQVSASFF; this comes from the coding sequence ATGAAGATCCTGATCATGGGCGCTGGCCGCGTTGGCACCAGCGTGGCGGAGAACCTGGTGTCCGAACAGAACGACATCACGGTCATCGATTCCGATCCGGTCCAGCTCAAATACCTGCAAGAACACTTCGACCTGCGCGTCGTCCGGGGCGACGGCTCGCAGGTGTCGGTGCTTGAAAACGCCGGCGCCGCCGACACGGACCTGCTCATCGCCTGTGCGGCCTCCGATTCCGCCAACATGGTCGCGTGCAAGATCGCGCGCCAGCTGTTCAACATCCCCCGCCGCATTGCCCGCATCCGTTCGGCCGAATTCCCCGAGCATCCGGAGCTCATGAGCGAAGAGGGCTTCTGCATCGACGCGCTCATCAGTCCCGAGCGCAGCGTCACCACCTACCTGCACAGCCTCATCGAGTTCCCCGAAGCCCTGCAGGTCGTCGAATTTGCCGAGGGCCGCGTCAGCGTCGTCACCGTGCGCGTGGGGCACGGCAGCCCGATGGCCCATTCGTCCGTCGACAAGCTGCGCGATGTCTGGCCCGACGTGAAGGCGCGCGTGATCGACGTGCTGCGTGGCGGGCGTCCGCTGCGGGCGGGCAGCGGCACGGTCGTCGCGCCGGGCGACGAAGTGGTGCTGGTGGTGGACTCGGACCATGCCCGCCGCGCCGTCAGGAAGCTGCGCGACGCCGAACGGGCGGTGCGCCGCGTGATGATCGCGGGCGGCGGCAATATCGGCCTGCGCCTGGCGCGTCAGCTCGCCGAGGAAAAATACAGCGTCCGCATCATCGAGCACGACCTGAAGCGCTGCGAATACCTGGCGACCCAGCTCCCGGACAGCGTGCTGATCCTGCACGGCAGCGGCACCGACGAGGCCCTGCTGGAGCGCGAAAACATCGAAGACATGGACACGTGGCTGGCACTGACCAGCGACGACGAAGACAACATCATGTCGTCCCTGCTCGCCAAGCGCCTGGGCGCGCGCAAGGTGATCGCGCTGATCAACCGCCAGGCCTACGGCGAACTGATGCAGGGCAGCCATATCGACATCGCCGTGTCGCCCTCGCAGGCCACCATGAGCGAACTGCTGCGGCACGTGCGCCGGGGCGACGTGGTGGCGGTGCACCGGCTGCGCCAGGGCGTCGCGGAGGCGCTGGAGGCCATCGCCCACGGCGACCGCTCCACCTCCAAGGTGGTCGGCCGCGCGGTGGGTCAGATCAGCCTGCCCAAGGGCGCCAGCATCGGCGCGCTGGTGCGTGGCGAAGAAATCATCCTGCCTGACGCCGACACCGTGATCGAAACCGACGACCACGTCATCGTCTTCGTGCCCTCGCGCCAGCAGATGCCGCGCGTGGAAAAGCTGTTCCAGGTCTCGGCGTCATTTTTCTGA
- a CDS encoding response regulator — protein sequence MARILVVDDEVGIRELLSEILYDEGHTVELAENAAQARAARLRMRPDLVLLDIWMPDTDGVSLLKEWGSQGLLDMPVIMMSGHATIDTAVEATRIGAMDFLEKPITLQRLLKTVAAGLARGRLPHPAPAAVNPAAPSPVVALEDELDPPAALAAVSASDAPAASNGQLGSISLDQPLREARDEFERIYFEYHLVRESHSMTRVSERTGLERTHLYRKLKQLGIESARKRST from the coding sequence ATGGCCAGAATTCTGGTGGTTGACGACGAAGTCGGTATACGCGAGCTTTTGTCGGAAATCCTTTACGACGAGGGACACACGGTCGAGCTGGCCGAAAACGCGGCGCAAGCGCGCGCTGCCCGCCTTCGCATGCGTCCTGATCTGGTGTTGCTGGACATCTGGATGCCCGACACCGACGGCGTGAGCCTGCTCAAGGAGTGGGGTTCGCAGGGCCTCCTGGACATGCCCGTCATCATGATGAGCGGCCATGCCACCATCGACACGGCGGTCGAAGCCACGCGCATCGGCGCCATGGATTTCCTCGAAAAGCCCATCACGCTGCAGCGTCTGCTCAAGACCGTTGCCGCGGGCCTGGCGCGCGGCCGCCTGCCGCATCCCGCGCCTGCCGCCGTCAACCCGGCCGCGCCCAGTCCGGTGGTGGCCCTGGAAGACGAACTGGATCCGCCCGCCGCCCTGGCTGCCGTGTCCGCCTCGGATGCGCCGGCCGCCTCGAACGGCCAGTTGGGCAGCATCTCGCTGGACCAGCCGCTGCGCGAGGCGCGCGACGAATTCGAACGCATCTATTTTGAATACCACCTGGTCAGGGAAAGTCACAGCATGACGCGCGTGTCCGAGCGGACCGGGCTGGAGCGCACCCACCTCTATCGCAAGCTCAAGCAATTGGGCATCGAGTCCGCGCGCAAGCGCAGCACATGA
- a CDS encoding methyltransferase domain-containing protein, which yields MSLPETATPPSLPLVSADVPRQFARRGDLADAQFLYGEVARRMLGRLQYIRVQPQALLDAGCGAGDNLPLLRERYPEAAYTGLDNCEPLLDHARKRHAPGGLSAWIGKLARRGPPAPAFVNADLARTGLAPESLELVWSNMAMHWHREPHAVLAEWRRILKVGGLAMFSCLGPATLRELRQALADAGLRTATPSFVDMHDFGDLLVENGFADPVMDQEILTLTYRSPEKLLQDVRALGGNPAEGRRGALVGRDWRDRLCAALEAQRNADGLIPLSIEVAYGHAWRAAAHRTVAGETRLSISAIGGRQRGTP from the coding sequence ATGTCCCTGCCAGAAACCGCAACGCCCCCCTCCCTGCCCCTCGTCAGCGCCGACGTGCCGCGCCAGTTCGCGCGCCGCGGCGACCTGGCCGACGCCCAGTTCCTTTATGGCGAAGTGGCGCGCCGCATGCTCGGCCGCCTGCAGTACATCCGCGTCCAGCCCCAGGCCCTGCTGGATGCCGGCTGCGGCGCCGGCGACAACCTGCCGCTGCTGCGCGAACGCTATCCCGAAGCGGCCTACACCGGCCTGGACAACTGCGAGCCCCTGCTCGACCACGCGCGCAAGCGCCACGCGCCCGGCGGGCTCTCGGCCTGGATCGGCAAGCTGGCGCGCCGGGGCCCGCCCGCGCCCGCCTTCGTCAATGCAGACCTGGCGCGCACGGGCCTCGCGCCCGAATCGCTGGAACTGGTGTGGTCGAACATGGCCATGCACTGGCATCGCGAACCGCACGCCGTGCTGGCCGAATGGCGCCGCATCCTGAAGGTGGGCGGCCTGGCGATGTTTTCCTGTTTGGGGCCCGCCACGCTGCGCGAATTGCGCCAGGCGCTGGCCGACGCCGGCCTGCGCACCGCCACGCCCTCGTTCGTGGACATGCACGACTTCGGCGACCTGCTGGTGGAAAACGGGTTTGCAGACCCGGTCATGGACCAGGAGATCCTCACGCTGACCTACCGCAGCCCCGAAAAGCTGCTGCAGGACGTGCGCGCGCTGGGCGGCAACCCCGCCGAAGGACGCCGCGGCGCACTGGTGGGCCGGGACTGGCGCGACCGCCTGTGCGCGGCGCTGGAAGCGCAGCGCAACGCGGACGGCCTCATCCCCTTGAGCATCGAAGTGGCCTACGGCCATGCCTGGCGGGCGGCGGCCCACCGGACCGTGGCGGGCGAAACCCGCCTGTCCATCAGCGCGATCGGCGGCCGCCAGCGCGGAACCCCCTGA